The genome window TTCCGAGACCGGTCAGCGCATCGGATTCCGCCATTGCCTTGGTCTTTTCCTGGAGGGCCTTAAGCTCTGCATATTGGCTGTTGAGCTCGTTGTTCGTTGCGGTGAGCAGGTCTTCTTTCTCGCGCAACGCCCACATCAGGCTGTTGAAGTTCTCGGCGATCTCGCTGATCGGTCCGCGGCCGAACGAGGCTTGATAGATATCGCACGCGGCGCAATCGCCGAGTTTGGCGGCGAAACGCCCCTGCACCGCGCCCCGGCAATGGGTGCCCGACACCAGCCAGCAGCGGATGTGATGCTCCCCGTATGACGGGCATTCCGTGTGGGTACAACCTTTTACCAGCCAGCAGGTCGGGATGTGTGTGTCGTAGAAACTGACGTCCCACTTGCGCTCGGTAATGGCGGCGTGGGTCAGGCTGGAGAATCGCTCCCGTGCCTCGTCAAGAGTACGGGCCTGGGCTCGGATGCGGTCCTCTTCCCGGCCGATGGCAAAGGCGAGAAGACCAAAAAGGATTGGCGCCACCTGGATGAACACGTAGGCGCCCGCGCCACCGTCATACCGCTCGACGGTGTGGCCCAGCAGTGCGTAGGCCAGCCCGAAGAGCGCGCCGGCGGCGCCGTAGCGAAACGCTCTTTTCTGTAGGAGTTCCTTCACATATAGTACCGCTGCGAGTATTCAGACCATGATCGGCGGCGGTCCCCGTTTCTTGAGCCCGGTGGGGTGAGGTGGCGGGAGCAACCCGGTTGCCGGCCGCTCTGCGCACGAGCGTAAGCCAGCTCGTGTCGTCAAGACGGCGCGTGCACGAATCTGATCGTTTTTAAGTGGAAAACTCCGGCCACCGCTTTCTTACCTTTTCCCCGTCCGCTGCCCAGGTTACGCAGCTGTCGATGACGCGCGGTTTGGGGCGGCTGGGTTTGTTGCGGTTGTGTTCTTCCACTTCGCGATACATGGTCTGATAAGCAGTAGTGCCGATGGGCCCGAGCATCTCGATCAGGTGGGTGCAACCCAATACGCCGCCCACGCGTTCGCGCACCTGCTTCATCCAGCCCGAGCCGATGCGCAATCCAATCAGCTTTCTCATGCCGTCGGTCACCGTGGTGCAGGTTGCGGCGGGGACGAAATCGGACGCGGCCACCAGGTCGTGGATGACGAACTCGATATCGAGCGTCACCCGCAGGCTCATGCCGTGGACGGGCTCGCCCGCCTCGATACGGCCGCGGTACTCGCTGTCCACGCCATAGGTGCGAACATCCTCCAGCGTGGCTTCGATGTCCCACAGCCCATCGTGACGACGATACCCGTTGCAGACTATCGTCCGGGTATGGATGTGCTCGCGTGCAACAGGCTCGGGTAGGGGC of Pseudomonadota bacterium contains these proteins:
- a CDS encoding GGDEF domain-containing protein, with amino-acid sequence MKELLQKRAFRYGAAGALFGLAYALLGHTVERYDGGAGAYVFIQVAPILFGLLAFAIGREEDRIRAQARTLDEARERFSSLTHAAITERKWDVSFYDTHIPTCWLVKGCTHTECPSYGEHHIRCWLVSGTHCRGAVQGRFAAKLGDCAACDIYQASFGRGPISEIAENFNSLMWALREKEDLLTATNNELNSQYAELKALQEKTKAMAESDALTGLGNHGHFQQRLQEEVARAERYGHTLTLLLLDLDHFKQINDRYGHQKGDAVLSSFGKIMKTGLRDVDYAARYGGEEFAVIMPETDGAGAMEIAERLRRKMGEVAKAADLPAMQISASFGVADFPACATDGAGLVAAADAALLFAKRTGRDRVVYYRNLSETEHENSDLWRISDSQKSSIGV
- a CDS encoding DUF2889 domain-containing protein; translated protein: MPLPEPVAREHIHTRTIVCNGYRRHDGLWDIEATLEDVRTYGVDSEYRGRIEAGEPVHGMSLRVTLDIEFVIHDLVAASDFVPAATCTTVTDGMRKLIGLRIGSGWMKQVRERVGGVLGCTHLIEMLGPIGTTAYQTMYREVEEHNRNKPSRPKPRVIDSCVTWAADGEKVRKRWPEFST